The genomic window CATACTATTTccttgcatttttaaaaacctGTCAACAAATCCGCACTCTAAAGTagttatttttcttattaactCTAGTGATCATTCATATATCTCTGTATTCTCTCAAGAGAAGTGGTTTTCACCGCGAATTGATTTTTTCTTAACCATAGTGAATACCCTAAATGGTAAGAAAAACATCGATGCCCATTAAACATCGATATCAACGATAACATTGAGTATTtggcatatattttttacatcTCTATTGCACGTGTAGGATTTGTTTTGACCACAAGAATTTGTATAGCCGCTTATCTCTTCTCATTTTAACGTCAAGTATTAAGAAAAACAGCGTGTAAAGATGAAGTGGACAACTGCAAATATCAAACATGTAAATTACACAGCAAAGCACGAACTGTATGTGGGAACACACACGGGCTCCTTTAAACGTACGTCCGTTGATTCTTTAACGAGCAGCACTTGCAATAATCACTTCAACTTTTTAGACCTCGTGCCTGCTTCCGACAAAACCCCTTATGGACAAAACAACCTGAGCGATTTGTGCACCTTGGGTAAAGATTCCCGCATCACTTCTCTCGCTTTCGGCAACGACGATCAGACGGAGATCCTTCTTGGCCGGGCCAAGGACGCCGTGGAGATTCACTCCTTTATAGAGAAGGGGCATTCTAGGAAGACAGTATCCTTAAACGCCTCTCCAATAGTTGGCTTAGCCCGATACAACGACACGCTTATTGCCGGGATCGGCAACGGACAGATACAGAGCCTGAAGCTAGGGGCGAGCGATGAGTCCGAGCCCATGGTTATCACTACGGGTAACCAAATGGATCACCTGCGCCAATGCACGCAAGTCAGGAGCATTGTAGCCACTGGCGGAAAAGAGCGTCAAAACAATTTAAAGGTCTACGATCTAAGTTCCGACGGCAAGCAGATTTTCACATCAAAAAATTTGCCGAACGACTATCTGCAGCTGGAGGTTCCGGTTTGGGACAGCGATATCGGCTTTGTGGATGGGCCGAGTGTGCTTGCTACTTGCTCGCGAACCGGCTATGTTCGCATCTA from Drosophila yakuba strain Tai18E2 chromosome 2L, Prin_Dyak_Tai18E2_2.1, whole genome shotgun sequence includes these protein-coding regions:
- the LOC6529079 gene encoding WD repeat-containing protein 74, producing the protein MKWTTANIKHVNYTAKHELYVGTHTGSFKHLVPASDKTPYGQNNLSDLCTLGKDSRITSLAFGNDDQTEILLGRAKDAVEIHSFIEKGHSRKTVSLNASPIVGLARYNDTLIAGIGNGQIQSLKLGASDESEPMVITTGNQMDHLRQCTQVRSIVATGGKERQNNLKVYDLSSDGKQIFTSKNLPNDYLQLEVPVWDSDIGFVDGPSVLATCSRTGYVRIYDTRMQRRPVTCFASEEHGMSFTTLVAKGNFVYTGTTMGALKAFDTRRMKTHVHTYKGFTGGISDLHLDTSGRFLSSASLDRYVRIHDSETTVLLYQCYVKSKATKILIRQFENEPGVLEEIEEAAELQLDRNESEDKSVNATFVDSEYEHMFDQMPTVGDSDESEEGSSDIKHSKANLKRNSLGQSLKIKKKKVANS